One Triplophysa rosa linkage group LG8, Trosa_1v2, whole genome shotgun sequence genomic window, TGCGCTGGACTATTTTATTGAAGTCGTAAAATTTTAAATCACAATTTGCAAGTGTTTCATACAAGAAAACATTAAAAGACAGGCTATGAATATAAATTGTTGTGCACTAATACGTCATACAAAACAATGAAGAGATTATCCTGTCTGTGTACGCATTAGTATGAATCCATTGGGGGAAATATTACTATTTTACACCGTGCCACAGAAAAGCATTTATTGTGAGATTTATCCCTTTAGCTAATAACTGACTAGACGTTAGTGTTGTGCAAAATCGCTTCAAAATTTTATAGCAGCGAAATTGAGAATTGCATTTTTCTTTAGGAAGTGTATTTCTCAGTGCATGTGTAATTTCATAAAGAAGTGCATCAACGAATATGATCTACAATGGCACACTAATTCTACTCAAGTGCAAGTTAAAACAAGATAAATATTagttatattaaattaattacATGTTAATAATTACATTATTAAGGCCACGCTTAATCATTccttttttttgcataaaatcAGTGGTGGTAATATACCCTCATGCATAGTAAAGGTTGTACATTCTGACCTTGTTATTGTACCTGCTTGATTTACATGTTCGCTGGCCCCGTAACCCCTCTTTTTATGTATGATTAAAACCCAATCAGTGCACAGCTAAAAATAAACTGCTCATCTTTAACACATCGAGTGTTAATGAGGAAATGCAATGGAAAACTGCTCCCAAACTGCCAACAAAACGGATGTGACGCTAGCGAGGCAATACATCTGACCGTCTGCGTTACAGAATTAAAACCTATTTAAAAAACAGCCCCCTTTATATTAATTTAGCAAATACCCTCACCTCTGAGGTTATCACAGCTATGCAGACTATGAGCATGGACAGATCGCACGACGCACACATGATCGTGAATTAGAACATTTAGGCCCGGATTCActgacaaggcttagcttaagccagcaCTATGCCTTAgctaaattaggatatttaaaggcagttcacccaaaaataaaaattatgtcatcatttactcaccctcaagatctgtatgaatttctttgtttggttgaatacaaaggaagatatttggccaaatgcttgtaaccaaagttcttggactccattgactacaatagttgGAAAAATtgcaatggcagtcaaaagtgccacaaaacttcaaaatatcttcttttgtgttcaacagaacaaaaaaaatattaaaaagcaatttttcctactgtggtagtcaaaggtggccaagaactgtttagttacaagcattcttccaaatatctttctgtgttcaccagaacaaataaatatatgcagatttgtaacaacttgagggtgaataaatgatgacataattttcaatTTGGGatgaattgttcctttaagtcacttttataaagttatttagaaaaaatttatggcactgacatattttaagacatcTCAGGGCAAGTCAGGAGTATTGTTcctatgtgtttttattgttcttacATATTCTCTTACATGAAAATCAAATTGTAaacttttttaaacacatttttcactTTTAACTTTGAATTTTCCATTTGAGTAGACATCTAAAGAGATAACATTGTATATAACATTGGATGATGCACAAGTGACTCCTAGTTGATGTACAACTATGCTATCAAAACCACGCATATGCAAAGCATGGCTTTTTGACACATCTAGTGTAGTGACCTCTATGTGTGAAAGGGTTAATAGAAGACATTACCTTAAACTGAATACATTAAACCAAGCCATTGGATTCCAAGCTGCTCAAAAGGCAGTAATACAAGACAGTTGATCAGATGAAATTCATATGGAAATTTGCGAATGATTACACAACAGCGATCTGTTTTAAAATTTCCAAAATGCTAAACACTCCCCTGTTCTCTATTTACACAATGTATAAAAGCTTCAGTAGACAATGACAAACAATACACGATGCAGCATCTCATTTAATCAGAGCTTTGGTCTCATATCAATAGCAGGAGAAACAAACAGCCAGTAACAACCTCAAACCCAATACAGCATATGACCTTCAGTGTCCTAAGCAAACTTTCTCTTTAGTGTCCTCAAACTAACTTGTTAGAAGCATCTATAGCTTGAGACTGAAATAACTCGTAATGTCCTCCATTGTTATCACTAAACAAAAGAAGAGACACTGCAGAACGAAGAAAACTTCTCTATCGATTTCTCCCCAAGAAACTCTCTAATGGTCCTGTGGTATAAAATACACACGCACAGTCCTCAGGCCTGTCATGACACACTTGATCAATGTGTCCAGCACACCATAATTCATTAACCTCTCAGTCAGACGAGTTCTCCACATTCTCGCGCAGCCCGGACCACGGCTGGTATTGTCCTCTTGGCTGCACTCTTAAGTCAAGTTATCTCCAAACACGCGCActgctcttttcattcattagAGACTACATACTTTCATTAGGCCCTCCATGGCAACCAGACCAGAATGGATCCGTGTGCTGCTCCGGAGCAAAGAGTCATAATGTTATAAAGCATATGATGACAGAGTGTTATTGGGTAAGTTGGGTGATGTGACTGTAGAGCTGTTCAGTAAAGGCCCGTAGTGAGAAGCGCTGATGGACTCGCTCTCTGCCAGCCTGTCCCATACGCTGCTTGAGTTTAGGGTTCGTAACAAACTTCCGCATGGCCTCAGAGAACCGCTCAGGGGTGGGTTCGCACAAGAAGCCCGTTTCACTGTGTGCCACAGACTCTAGCGGTCCACCCGAGTTGACCGCAATAACCGGGCAACGCAAGTACATGGCTTCTATGGGTACAATTCCGAAATGCTCGTTGCTGGGTGTGTACAGTACACAAGTGCTACTGTGCAGCAATGACAATTTCTGTTTGTCGGAGAAGGAGCGCAGGAAGGTCACATGGTCTTCCAGGCCAAGAGAGGACGCTAGCGAGCGCAGCTCTTCGTAGTGCTCTACGTTCTCAGCCACACGTTCATCATAACCGCCCGCCATCACGAGGTGTACGCACTCCCACTCGCCCGCAGAGAGACGTGCCTTTAGAGCTGCTAACGCTTGCAGCGCCAACGGCAGGTTCTTCTTGCGCTCATAACGATTGATTGACAGAAAGAGGAAGCTCCTCCCCTCTGGGATTAGCCCGCTAAGGCCCTCTACTTCACCATCAAAAGCTGCCGAGTTCAGAGAGGGATACAGGACGTCGGTGTGGACGTTGGCCAGTTTGGGGAAAGTCTGTTGGAAGACTCCAGCAGTGAACTGGCTGTTGACTAAAATGCGGTCTGACATGCCAGTGGTCAGTTCCTCAAACCAGTCGATAGGAGCACGATACAGTCGCTTTAGAGCAGAACGACGCTGAGTCAACAACTGGTCAGGGAAATGACAGTAGAACAGGACTTTCTTCCTGTGACGTGCCAAACGCAAAAAGGGAATACATGCTGATACCtgaaagagggagagagtgatACAGTTGAGGTGCCACTAGTACAAAAtgcttctgttgtgtttttttgttaaattgtacaatttatattattagCATAACAATTTGAGTAGAAAGTTCAGCCtaggccccattgactttcattgtatgacacaaaaccacttagacatttttcttaaaacatcttcttttgtgtctttggaagtgaataaacaatgactttatttttatttttgggtgaactattacttaaTGACTGTACTACACCCATcacataaatataataaacatggtTAAACAGTAAAGTCATTTATCAATTGCTTTTTCACATTATTCACGTCATATCTTGGTTCAAATATTCACATTATATAGAGTTAGTACTAAttagtattattaataatagttACCTGATCACAGAAGACAACATCAAACTCTTCGCCACTGAAGAGCACAAGATAGAGCGTAACATAGATCATACGCAGGTATGCACACAGAGCGTGGAAATAACCGAACACACGGGTGGGCAGCCAGTCACCCACACACACCACAGGCAGGTCAGGTGAAAGAGTCTCAGAAAAGCAGTGCTGGGGGTCATAGTGTGCCGTCCAGATCTGCACATTGCAGCCACGAGAGCGCAGAGCTACAGCTGCATCCACCACCAGACGTTCTGCTCCACCTATACCCAGATCAGGGTGCAGGAACACCACCCGAACCATCCTGCGGTAACAAGACCCACAGACACAGTCAATTTGCAGTTACACCTATCTTATATCAATGCTATATGgaaagagttttttttattggagGGTTTTGATCAAACCATCTTATGCCACTATGCTGTTGCAACAGGCCAGAACGCATACATACATAGTCATAATATCTAATGCCTATACCGATACTGTGGTAACATATTACAGCCCCAAATGTCTACATATAACGTTAATTGTAAACAAACGGGACACGTGAtcttaaaactaaaactatCAACATTcagtttaaatgtaatttatttgaaAAAGTAATTCCGCGTATACTGGCATATAGTGTCTACTATACTAACATTACAACACTGTCATATCTCGTTTCCATACAAGTGCTGTCAGAGCAGTTGACTGCCAGGCAACAATTTCAAAATTATGAAGAGAAAACGCTTACCTTTACTCTTACGTTTACACGGACACTAAATCAGCCGCCCGTATGAATAACTAAAGTGGCACAAAGTTCACAAATGCGATATAATAGTGAAACTGGCTTCCTGATTGAGCCAAAATGTCTTCCGAAATCTGTACACATCATCCATCGCATATGACACGTCACATCACAGTACTGCGTTGTCCCCACTTTGATTTTCCCTaaataaattctaaaaaaaGAAGCGATATTAGccgtttgtgtttatttttactgtaatataattgatttaattcatcatttatattgtatttgAATTCTTAAATCAGCCCAAATGCATTCAAATAGATAAACATGGCATATTCAGGTCAGGCACTGTAATGGCTCCTATGAGGGTCCTTTCAAATGTTGTCGTGGCCTTCTTAGTGAGACGTCATCAACAGGCTTTCTTCTTTAGTGGTCTGGATCGGCTGGAGTTCGGAAACAGAGACAGTTCAACTAGATTCATTTTTCTTGACTCCTGCAGCAtctaaaactaaacaaaatggTAAGTTTCTTATTCATGATCTTCGTAGTTGATCTTTATACAAAAAACGCTAGTCTCTGTTTCTTTACCGCGTTGTCTGGATAGCTAGCTGTCTAGCTAACGTTAGTTGTGCTATGTAATAACCCGCCGTCACTGGAATTGTTAATATTATGTAATATTATGTATGTGCTTACAGCTGTTTCGATTAGCTGAGTTTTCACAAAGTGgggtatgttttgtgtttagtgTTGTGCCAGTAATTGCACATTTCTTTGGGATTCGTTTGCGGGCTTGTTTCAGTCACCGCATCAGTTTGGGAGACGTGGCTATTTTTTACCACCAAGAGCTTCAGATTGAATCTGGGCCACTCACTTGGCATGAATACCGATTTTAAtccataaaacattacactacggTTTGCTAAAGTTTATAATAAGACAACGATAAATGGATAATCATGTTTAGCTTGATAATAATTTTCCTTTAGTAGAGGTTTTAATGATAGGCCTCTTTATTGGCATAACGGGTCAGTAGTCATGTATGAACGGTCATTACATTATATCTGCCATCTATGTGCTAGCTAGGCAATAAAGCATTATTCtataatataaagcataatATACAGTTCATTTGCACTTGATGTACTAAGTTTTTTTCTTCTGCCCCTCACTTCGATTCAGCCTGGGCCTGCAGCTAGTGCAACAAACGTTGGTGCCTCCAGCCGTTCCCCCAGTAAGACAGTGGCCCCTCGCGCTGCTGGTACCTCAGCCAGACAGAGGTAGAGCATTTCAAATGAGCATCAGCTTAAGTTCTTAAATCACAATCAAACACACATTGATTAAAGACTGCACGATCTCAGCTTTGCTTTCCTTTATTCATTGCTTACTGTATCTAATCATATCTGTACAAAGAGGATTTTGTGGTTTTCTTTGCATTACATGTTAACCGCATGATTGGATCAACAAAACTTGAGTGATATTGTTCCTCTCTGCTTGTTAGATCTACCATTGATTACTCACcgtattgttttgtttaagacatcattactgtatgttttgGCACTGATAGAAAGGAGAATTATCTGTCACCTTTATTAGTCTTGATTGTTGAGTTTTATTTTGTGGTTTACTCAGGAAAGCTCCCAGCAGTAGTGCACGCAGTGCAGGAAGGGCCACATCAGCTGGAACAGGAGGAATGTGGCGCTTTTACACTGAAGACTCACCAGGACTTAAAGTGTGAGTACAGTACacacaatatatttaattttgcaTACTGATAGTCAAATATCAATGGGACAAATGTGAAGTCTAAAAccaatatatttaaatgtatttttttatttaactgaatCAAGCAGTATAGTTTTCCATTTGAGATTTTTCTTCAGGtcattctgttttgtttttttattcacgccttgtaatgtttcttattttgatgtattcattcattcatactcATATCTGTATGTTCATTAGAAAAGTGTGTGAGACGAAGTAAATGTTAATGCAGCTTCCACTGGCCTTTCCCTAAAGCTGGTCCCATGCCATTACACTGACATGATGGTAGTTTTCCAGATATTCGTCTTGTGCATCATCATATTTGACAGACAGTTAATTACAGACATCTGCCTTATTTAGAATCAAATACTGTAGTCCAGGGGTCTTCACACCACTTCTGCATTGTACACGCTGACAGAAAAAtcgtacgtgtttaaaatcaatgaaacgcgcaccATGTAGTACTGATGGTGCACATCAAACAACGGACTCGTTGCAtcatgttgctctccttagtctgatgtgatgctctgcagaaaaaaactggTGTTAATTTTCGTGTAACAGCcgcgacaatgctgatccacgagaaagacaatggagctcagaattataaaatagcggtgtgttctgcaacacacagagaagcgggagaaaaaaatgacacttaataaaatgccctgattttacaacagaatgcataaaatctgcactaatttctttcgcatccagagacaaccccTACCTTCACTAGAATAgcctttgtgccattaaccagggtgagtcatctcattgaagccttaataaaaactaaggttcaaataaatgtttaattgtccatttcatagtaaaatgaaaatgtttgatgctgcaaataccttaaaataatcacgcaatctatattaaaaacaaaaataatacaatgaaaagtatttagcctatgtgcaacaataacataatagtgctaatgtaatgtgttaacataatattgatgtgacaatagggttgtttctatttaaacagctccgtttacacatttagtataagggggtcaCTGCTCCATGCatcatctctcatctaaggggtccttgcagaggttgcgctagacttttttatttaggCTCGTAAAAATTCCGTCAAAATCTCTTGTTACCCGTCCTagcaattagcatgtttgtgatgtcatcacgctgtacttgcgtttactctcggaacttgctgtattttaatacaacttaaTGCTCAATAAAGCCATTAATAATTAGACAAATGTTTGTTCTTATGTCCAGTCATTAACAATGCTTGTAAATGGGGTTTTGcacgcactcactcactcactcactcactcactcactcactcactcactcactcactcactcactcactcactcactcactcactcactcactcactcactcactcactcactcactcactcactcactcactcactcactcactcactcactcactcactcactcactcactcactcactcactcactcactcactcactcactcactcactcacagcTGCGGTTTGGTCATGAATGTGCTGTTCTGCTGCTCACTGAACGGAGAAGACGAAGATTTTTTTCCACTCGCTGAAAGCTAATGTTTATCCAAAAAACCGCTAGTCGCTTTTCTGAAGGAGAAGACTATAAACACGGCACCACTGTGAATCCGTGCACGCGTCACGGGAGCTCAGTGACAGATGCATCTGCACCGCGAGTCTCCGATGACCGCACACGCGTTTTCCAAAACGGACCAGGCATTGTAAGTAagctaatgaatgggaaacacacgTCCCTTCACGATCGTGTTCAGGGCAGGGGTTGTAGCCTACTATCATGCTCTATtgaagggaaatgacaaaagggaagttacaaattgcccttaatgtaatccgtcaaaatgacggacggccttcaggtTTTTCTGTCACTGGTAAAAACAATCTGTCAATGACGGAGAATTTTTGGTTAACACGACCTCtgggtccttgccccgaaaaacattgaagacccctgctgtagtccataataaaataattttaatctgTAATTCTAGAGAGTAAGCACTGAATCTGGATCAGATAAGAAATCACGCCAGAGATCGTTATTGTTGTTCGTTGCCAAACTTCAGAACAAAATAGGATGCTAGACATACATAATGTCAAAGAATCAACACTGATACACAGACGCTCATTTTAAATTCATCCCCTCAGCTCTACAGGAAGTGACTCGAAAGGGAGGGGCAGCAGGTTCTGAGAGGTTTAGCATTTATAAGGATAAACATGAAATTTTAACGACAGGAAATTGGCCTCATGGGTTCAACTTCTGTCTTCATTTGATGTCTCCCCTGCTGTTTTCTCTCTCAGCTGTGTCCATGTGCACATGTGTGTCTGTATTTCGAAGCATATTCTTACTGAAGCTTGAACTTGAACAGTGATGGACTGCAGAAGTGTCTGCTATATTCATTTTGTTAATACGTTCATCTTGTTAATTTGTTCAGTATtcttaaatagttgtatctgtTCATTCTCTGTGTGCATGTTCGGATGGATCTGAGGTTGTAGACAGTGGTGATATTTACAGTCGAGTGTCTCTTACAGAGCAAGAATGTATGTGTGGGGTTGCGTCTTtagggtttgtgtgtgtgtgtgttttggagcTTAATTAAAGTTCTGCTGGAAAAGGTCACATCAATTAAAGCCTGAGGGGTGGTTCTTCAGTCGGCATGGTTACACGGCTGCCTAGCGACCCTAGGGATGGTCAGTTCCTGCTTTAAAAAAAGCTCCACATTTTCCACCTAGCCCATTAACAGTATCCTACTTGGCAACATTTATAATCCTAATTACCCCTCCTCTGTCACGTGATCGCGACGAGCAGTCCCGATTGGCCCATTGGGAGGAAATTGGTGCAGACAAACCCTGCACCAGTTAGAAAAACGAagttctgtatacatttttacttggtttgtattttttgtaaaactttgTAATTGCGATCAGGTATGTCAGGTGTTCAAAGTTTTAAGGCATTGTGtagtctctgtctctgtgtagTCTCATATTCTATTTCTGTCCGTCCTCCACTAGATGTCTCTGTTTTAATGTTTGCTAATGAGATCTGACAGAAGTCTTTTTTGTTCTTGCAGCGGCCCAGTACCAGTTTTGGTGATGAGTCTGCTTTTTATCGCATCTGTATTCATGCTGCACATATGGGGGAAGTACACCCGCTCCTAAGCCTGAATGACCTCTGAACTCTGACCCTGAAATCTGTCACAGAATCTTATGCCATTGGACTTGGACCAAACTCTGACCATCAACACCCCAATGCCCTTCACTTTATTATAACCTCCGTTTCAAGGGGTGTTCACCCACATTAGAGTTTACCCAGTCACTACAACCATTTAGTCATTATAAAACTGaatcagtttttctgttttccttCACCAGATCAGGacatctttttgtttttttttaaacctttgtacaaaactaaaaatgtaaaattgtacaataaaacaatataaaacatttgttgCCAGTTGCTTTCCCTTTCATGAGCAAAGAGAAAAGTCACAGGGTGTGACTTGCATCACATAATGTGCATATCTTCTGAATGTGGGTTATATGCAAATGTACATTCCATTTTATTGTGTAAACTGGTTAGGGTTTTCCCCATTTCTAAACGTGATGTAATAATGTGCTTTAGACCAAATTCCATAGATCCTGTAACACGGCCCATCAAACCTCACCTTACTCAAGCATGTCTGTTCCGTGCAAACATTTTGCCCTGTGAAGCACAAAGTTTGCAAAACGTATACAAAAGACTTTCTTTTAATCAGATGAAATTACATCAAATGGAATTAAAATATTTGCATGGTCTGTGGGGACATGGTAGTTTTTAAGTCAGACCAGGGGATCCTATTAGAAAAAATCTTAGAGCAGCTTAGTATGGACTTTGTAAATGGTTCATAAGAAATAAGATGAACAAGACTGTGCATAAAAAGAAATACAACCTTAAGATGCACATTTTTCTAGagatacattttataaatttccttgGTTTTGTTAAATGCTTTAgaggcggtttcccagacagggattaagactagtcctagactaaaataattGTAAGAGCAGTCCAaatttgcactgacatatcttaaaatacattagtgccattgtgttgtctcaaaatgcacacaagtattaattattaatttaggcctagtcctgttttaaaataatctctgtctgggaaactgccccttAATCTAATAGTAATGTCTAAAACAATTTCGGTATTGGCATCATATGGTTCATTTTGACATTCACCTCAGACTATAAACGTATTGTTTTCTTTTGAATCTCCCAGTTCAGAATATACATTCCATCCGAAAGGGTTTCGTAATTATTAACAGCcacaaataa contains:
- the alg2 gene encoding alpha-1,3/1,6-mannosyltransferase ALG2 — its product is MVRVVFLHPDLGIGGAERLVVDAAVALRSRGCNVQIWTAHYDPQHCFSETLSPDLPVVCVGDWLPTRVFGYFHALCAYLRMIYVTLYLVLFSGEEFDVVFCDQVSACIPFLRLARHRKKVLFYCHFPDQLLTQRRSALKRLYRAPIDWFEELTTGMSDRILVNSQFTAGVFQQTFPKLANVHTDVLYPSLNSAAFDGEVEGLSGLIPEGRSFLFLSINRYERKKNLPLALQALAALKARLSAGEWECVHLVMAGGYDERVAENVEHYEELRSLASSLGLEDHVTFLRSFSDKQKLSLLHSSTCVLYTPSNEHFGIVPIEAMYLRCPVIAVNSGGPLESVAHSETGFLCEPTPERFSEAMRKFVTNPKLKQRMGQAGRERVHQRFSLRAFTEQLYSHITQLTQ
- the sec61b gene encoding protein transport protein Sec61 subunit beta; amino-acid sequence: MPGPAASATNVGASSRSPSKTVAPRAAGTSARQRKAPSSSARSAGRATSAGTGGMWRFYTEDSPGLKVGPVPVLVMSLLFIASVFMLHIWGKYTRS